A window of the Hordeum vulgare subsp. vulgare chromosome 5H, MorexV3_pseudomolecules_assembly, whole genome shotgun sequence genome harbors these coding sequences:
- the LOC123397465 gene encoding uncharacterized protein LOC123397465 translates to MLSLAWTRRAVVEVEAPPTPTPTPTWGGCSLHGLDIEVVREKDAVPGGGGSGLVALAIPSYFSGPRLAKRQDGGFPLYTGYSAARSLVGKGAMTDLRRLSREAEDMLAELFASIDGGGGGAPNKNKEDAVRARPRVVQLRLSPELALWKSTQHAIGNMLPTKGAGLIQATPQVLALLGATDWPEAMKTTNALSGSGMANLLIGASDVRTLFSNYVVDMAFYYEHGYHKAFPSFSRLLHDGLADARSLRTPGGRQRREAVAIGASYIRAKIALEAAHKTLLKDRSAQMDRRAAQVISLCESSILGMGAEAIARGFDVGAVTSDLVFSSPGTDVIDVGSDLVNSEVMNSFLNVADIAASGVVSEPALRAIYDAYAATGARMYTQRWHEPVARMCITLYTWHLHNDRHMFLRRALLGWPKARKSPAQPQREADFDEVFDTDFRTTGFSRPLDLEYACNGEETCDHVRRFLKVKLKDQELLAALWSSIVTGPLEYVRKGEVDEQREKHLIESSRLQMVHLFSKGLIDEMVWLVAHASHHAWQVNYLFEAAMFGSILDGGAMIGKLDRAEED, encoded by the coding sequence ATGCTGAGTCTCGCTTGGACTCGTCGCGCCGTCGTGGAGGTGGAGGCACCACCcaccccaaccccaaccccaacCTGGGGTGGCTGCTCTCTCCATGGCCTCGACATTGAGGTCGTGAGGGAGAAGGACGCTGTCCCTGGCGGTGGCGGCAGCGGGCTAGTTGCACTTGCAATCCCTTCATATTTCTCCGGCCCCCGGCTGGCGAAGCGGCAAGATGGAGGCTTCCCCTTGTACACGGGCTACTCGGCGGCGAGGTCCTTGGTCGGCAAGGGGGCCATGACGGATCTGAGAAGGCTGTCTCGTGAGGCGGAAGACATGCTCGCCGAGTTGTTTGCTAGCATtgatggcggtggcggtggcgcccCAAACAAAAACAAGGAGGACGCGGTGCGGGCGCGGCCCAGGGTGGTGCAGCTGCGACTGTCACCGGAGCTGGCGCTGTGGAAAAGCACGCAACACGCAATCGGCAACATGCTGCCCACTAAGGGCGCCGGGCTGATCCAAGCCACGCCGCAGGTTCTCGCCTTGCTGGGCGCCACCGACTGGCCTGAGGCGATGAAAACAACCAACGCCCTATCTGGCAGCGGCATGGCGAACCTGCTGATTGGCGCCTCCGACGTGCGCACCCTCTTCTCCAACTACGTGGTGGACATGGCATTCTACTACGAGCACGGGTACCACAAGGCGTTCCCCTCGTTCAGCCGCCTCCTGCACGATGGGCTCGCCGACGCCCGCTCGCTACGAACCCCTGGTGGCCGGCAGCGACGCGAGGCCGTCGCGATAGGCGCGTCCTACATCCGAGCCAAGATCGCGCTGGAGGCGGCGCACAAGACGCTCCTCAAGGACCGGTCGGCGCAGATGGACCGCCGGGCCGCCCAGGTCATATCCCTATGCGAGAGCAGCATCCTTGGCATGGGGGCTGAGGCAATTGCCCGGGGCTTCGATGTTGGCGCCGTCACGAGCGACCTGGTCTTCAGCTCTCCCGGCACCGATGTCATCGATGTGGGCAGCGACCTGGTAAACTCCGAGGTCATGAACTCGTTCCTCAACGTGGCCGACATCGCCGCCTCAGGCGTCGTGAGCGAGCCGGCGCTTCGGGCCATCTACGACGCCTACGCTGCCACGGGAGCTCGGATGTACACCCAGAGGTGGCATGAGCCTGTGGCCCGGATGTGCATCACCTTGTACACTTGGCACCTGCACAACGACCGGCACATGTTCCTCCGCCGCGCCCTCCTTGGATGGCCCAAGGCCCGCAAGTCCCCGGCGCAGCCCCAACGCGAGGCCGACTTCGACGAGGTCTTCGACACCGACTTTCGCACCACCGGCTTCAGCAGGCCCCTTGACCTTGAGTACGCGTGCAATGGCGAAGAAACCTGCGACCACGTCCGGCGCTTCCTCAAAGTAAAACTAAAAGACCAAGAACTGCTTGCCGCCCTTTGGTCCTCCATTGTCACCGGTCCGCTGGAGTACGTCCGGAAGGGCGAGGTGGACGAGCAGCGTGAGAAACACCTCATTGAATCCTCGCGCCTGCAAATGGTCCACCTCTTCTCCAAGGGCCTCATCGACGAAATGGTCTGGCTCGTCGCCCATGCAAGCCACCATGCCTGGCAGGTGAACTATCTCTTCGAGGCCGCCATGTTTGGCAGCATCCTGGACGGGGGCGCCATGATAGGCAAGCTCGATAGGGCGGAGGAGGACTAA